CCGAGTATCTCCTGGCTGTGTCTTCCCGTTTTGCATTCGGATTCGTTTACAAAAGAAAGCAGCTTTCGTCAGCCAGAATTTCGCTCAGCCTAGCCATCATCTCTTCGACACTCTTGTCTGAGAGCCCCAGCGCGTGTAATGTACTGAACTCAAATGAATAATCGAGTCCGTCCACCCCTAAACCTATCCCCATCATCATGACCATAGCATCAGCTAAATGAACAATCGAGGTTAAAGTAGAATTAATACGGGCGGCACCCGGCGAGTGATGACAAGCTATGGCTTCCACCAATCCGTCAGGGAGGTTCCACTTTTCTGCAATCCGAGAGCCGACCTGGGCGTGGTTAAACCCCAGGATCTTCTCCTCCGCTTCTATAAACGAGGTTCCATTCTTTTGAACACTGTCGATGACCTCCTGATATGCCTCCTGTAGGTGGCGGTTAAGTATAACCTTGCCTATATCGTGGAGCAAGCCGGCCGTATATGCCTCTTCCTGGTTCCTGAACTTTACGGTTCTCGCTATCATCCGGCAAGAAATGGCTACCGCCTGGGAATGACGCCAAAGCTCTCCCGCCGGCAGCGCGTAGCCTTGCACTTCCCGATTCAAGACCTCACTAACAGAAGCAGCAAGAGCAAGACTCTTGATAGTTTGGAAACCGAGGAGTACCGTAGCTTCCGTTACAGTCCTTATCCTCCGTGGAAACCCGTAATACGCCGAGTTGGCCAACCTCAAAACCTTGGCGGTGAGTCCCTGATCCTGGGTTATCACCCGGTTGACGTCTTCAGCAGTCGAATCGGGATCTTCGGTAAGCTTAATAACCTGGATAGTCACGCTGGGCAAGGCCGGTATGTCATCTACCGAGGCCACCAGTTGTTCCAGTGTGATGTTCGTCATCGCCATTCCCCTAGCTTCTCTCTAACTTTCTCCTCATATACACCTTAAACTCTCTAAGTGCCTCATTAGCCTTGAAAAGCAACCTTTCCATATCATACCTGGTCAAAACTGCCTGATCCGGTTCCAGCACCTCCACTTTACGAAACTCTTCTTTCACTATAAAACGAAGGGCATCGTCTAAACTGTCAGCCCAGAAGGTTATATTAGCCGGAGCAAACCCCACCGTTTGCCCAGAAAACTCATCCATCACCGTATACACGTCCGGGCTTAAATCAATATCTTCAATATGAATGCCCTGGAACGGAACATTACGCAGAAAAGCTACCTTCTGTTCTCGCACCTCTTCCGCGACCTGTTCCGCGCTCTTGCCGCCGAAAAGCTTTCCGGCCCGTACCCCCTTGTAATCGAAACGAACTCTAATTCTCAGACCCTCCACCTGTCCCTCGTCACCTGCCTTGATGTTTTTCTCCAAAACAAAGTGCTTGACCGATATGTGTCCAATTAGTGTACTTCGAGAAAAAAATCCATTTGTCCTTCCGTTTTCGAAGCGTTCTATCTAATTTGTCCTTTTGCTAGGTTCTGTAAATATTCCACCTCATCCTTGGTCAAATAGCGAAATTCCCCGGGCCGTAACCCATCTAGGGTTAGGTCGCCAAACCTGGTCCGTTTCAAGGCAACGACAGGATGTCCTACGGAAGCGCACATCTTCTTCACCTGGCGCTTTCGCCCCTCATGAATCCTTATTTCCATTAACGTCCGATCCTTTCGCTTTGCTAGTACTCTAACCTTAGCCGGGGCTGTCTTAACCGCGTCAATTATTACCCCTGCTCTAAGCCGTTCTATCGCCTTGCGGCTGACCATCCCCTGAACCCAAGCTTCGTACACTTTTTCTATCTCAAAGCGGGGGTGCGTCATCAGATGGGTAAAATCACCGTCATTTGAAAGCAAAAGCAGGCCCTCGGTATCATAATCCAACCTCCCGACCGGGTACACCCGTTGGGTCACGCCCCTTAATAAGTCTACTACCGTGGGTCGCCCGTGGGTATCGGCCAAAGTACATAGATAACCTGAAGGCTTGTTCAGTAAAATGTAGACAGGCTCCTCCCTGTGCAAAAGCCACCCATCCAGTTCCACTTGGTCTTTCTCTTCGTTTATTACAAATCCTAACTCCCTGACCACCCGGCCGTTGACCTTAACCCTTCCCGCTTGAATCAAGGTTTCAGCCTTGCGACGCGAGGTTATACCTGCAGCCGCCAAGTACCTAGCTAAACGCAACCGGTCCCGTTCACCCCTTATCCGCACTAGTTAGCCCATTGTTTAGATGCAAAAAACGCTTTTAGATCAGACACCGGAATGTGAATAAGGTTATCCTGGTCAATAACCGCCAATACCGCCACATCACGCCCCGACGGCTCTTCTTTATAAATATTCACTATACACACGGTCATCTGAACCCCATCTAAGTAAACGGTAAACAGATCCCCTTTATCCATGACAAGTATCCCTCCACAGCCGCCCACCCACCAGTACGGCTTCAGCTCTGGCTTTGATTTCCAGTGGATGGTGGGAAAAAATCACAATATCCGCCTTTTTCCCTTCCTCAATCGTGCCTATTTCGTCTTGCATCCCCAATATGACAGCTGCCCGAGAAGTAATCGCCGCCATCGCAACCTCTTCATCCAGTCCTTCCCTTACCGCCAGTCCCGCGCAAACGCTCAAATACTGAATGGGAATTACCGGGTGGTCCGTAATAAAGCAAAACTCGACCCCGGCCTCGTGAAGGCGCCGCGCGTTTCTGAACGAAACCTCCTTCAGCTCCACTTTCGCCCGATTGACCAAAAGCGGGCCCAATGCCACCTTTACTCCTCTTGCCGCCAGCTCGTCAGCTACCATGAAAGCCTCGGTTCCGTGCTGTATGACCATATCAATCCCGAACTCGTCCTTCAAACGCAAAGCAGTCAAAATATCATCCGCTCGGTGAACATGTATATAAAGAGGCATTTTCCCCTGTAACACTTTACCCAAAGGCATTTGCTCGAATTCGTCTTTGGCTTTCAAGTCCTTAGGCTGATCTAATGACTTGGCCGCAACATAGAACGCTTCCCTTAACATGGCAGCGCTGGCCATGCGGGTACGCGGGGCCTTGTTCTGGGATCCGTAGACTCTTTTGGGGTTTTCTCCCAGCGCCGCCTTTAAGCCCCAAGAACTGCGGTAAACCATATCCAAAGGTCTGGGGCCCCAAGTCTTGAGCAAAGCCGCCTGCCCCCCGATAACGTTGGCACTTCCCGGCAATACCAAGACCGTTGTCACTCCGGCACGAACCGCATCGGTAAACCCGATATCCCAAAAATTGATGCCGTCCAAGGCCATAAGGTACGGAGTCAGAGGGTCTGTGGTTTCGTTCAGGTCATCCCCTTCCACCCGGTAGACTTCTTCCTCCAATCCCAGGTGGCAGTGGGCGTCGATCAGCCCTGGGCACACGTGCTTATCAGCCGCCTCTATGACCTCGCATCCCGCGGGAATCTCCACGTCGAAGCCAACTGCCTTTATCCGGTCTCCGTCAATCAAAACAGTCGCATTGTTCAGGACCCCGGCAGCTGACATCGTATAAACCCTACCCCCACGTATCGCTAGCATCCCAAACCTCCCGCATACTTTATCCTATGAAAACTTGAAAACTGTCTTTCCCCGGTTCGCCCCAAAACCCGCTCCCAAAAACCGGCCTTATAATTCTTAATTCTTAATTCTTAATTCTTAATTCTTAATCCTTTCTCGGCCAGCATCGACCAACGCCTTGAACAGATTTTCCGAGACTTTATCCGTCATCAACTCCGGATGCCACTGCACCCCAAGAATAAAACGGTGGCATACCGACTCTACCGCTTCTATCACTCCGTCACAAGCAGTCGCAGATATGATGAGATTTTCTCCGATTTCTCGCACTGCTTGGTGATGAAAACTATTCACCCTTAAAGTATCACTACCAGAAATGCGATACAAGCGGGTGTCCCTTACTACCAATATACCATGAAAAGCGTGACTTGGGGGCGCTTTCTGCTGGTGGGAAATTCCTCCCGCCAAATGTTGGTACAGACTCCCTCCAAAAGCGACGTTTATGACCTGAGCCCCGCGGCATATTCCCAAAACAGGCAAATCCTCTTCCATAGCGCACTTCATCAAGGCCAGTTCAAACTCATCTCTTGTTGGATCCACTGTTCCTAAATCAGGATGCGGCTCTTCGCCCCAGTTAACTGGATCAACATCCCCACCCCCGGCTAGGAGCAAGCCATGACAAGTTTCCTTGTATTCCGTTATAACATCTCTGTCATTCGTCGGCGGCAGGATTACAGGCACACCCCCGGCGTTCAGTATCTTGTCTATGTAGTCCCTTCTCAGGTAATGACGGTTTTCGTCCGGCTCAAAAGAGCAAGTGATCCCTATTCTTACCCCCAATCGGTATTCCTCCCCGAAACTAGCTTACAACCGTTCTGAATAAACAGCGAAACAGGCGTTACTGCCTGTTTCCTCTCATTTCATTCTTATGTAGATAAATTAGGCATCGACCAATCCCAAGCTTATTTCCAAGGCGTGATTCACTTTGGCCATGGTCTCTTCATCCAAAAAGGCAATCCGTTGTTTGAGCCTGGTCTTGTCGATAGTGCGTATCTGTTCTCCCAGTATGACCGAATCTTTGTCCAGACCGTATTTTGCGGCCCGAAGTTCCACATGCGTAGGCAGCTTGGCCTTGTTTATCTGCGATGTAATAGCTAACACGATGGTGGTAGGACTATACTGATTACCTATATCGTTCTGAACTACGAGAACCGGTCTGATCCCTCCTTGCTCTGAGCCGACGACCGGGTTGAGTTGGGCAAAATAGACTTCACCACGCTTTATTGTCAAACCCATCACTCCGTTATTAACCTTTCTAAACATTGTATCAGGGCCTCGTAATCAGCCGAGGAACACTCACAAGCGAGGGTCAGGTTTATATCGGCCATCTCCATGTATCCTTTTTTCATCTGCTCGTTAATAAGTCTTTTCCTGCGCTCCCCCAGGTACATCCTGAGGGCTTCGCGGATAATCTCGCTTCGGTTTTTGCTCTCGGCAACGTAGATGTCCTCCAGCTCCAGTAATAGGTTTTCCGGTACGGTGATCATTATCCTTCTCGAGGCCGACAAACCGAGCACCCCCTAAGGCTGATACGCGCACTATGAGTGATATTAATTATTATACCGGTCGCCAGTTAAGGTCGCAAATCCAATAATTACAACTTACTCCGCTTGTAAATGCGGGGTATGCGCGGCCCTAACATACACACGATTTCGTAGTTGATAGTTCCGATGAGGGAGGCCAGCTCATCGGCAGTAACACCGTCCTCCGGCCGTCCAAATAAGATAACTTCATCCCCTTCTCTGACCCCCTCGACCTCCGAAACGTCAAACATGCACTGGTCCATGCATATTCTCCCTATGCCGCAAACCCGCTTTCCCCTTACCACCGCGTGTACCTTGCCGGAAAGTAACCGACTATACCCATCAGCATAACCGATAGGAACCGTAGCCACCTTCGTGGTACGGGTTGTAATGTAAGTACACCCGTAGCTAACGGCATGGCCTGGAGGCAGGTCTTTCAGCATCACAATCCGGCTGAGAAGCCGCATAGCCGGGATGAGGTTTAAGCATCGGTTCGCCACTTCATCCGAAGGCCACAGCCCGTAAACGCTTATGCCCGGTCTCACTAAGTCGAGATGCGCTGATGGTAAATCGATTAAAGCCGCGCTGTTGGCCGCGTGTTTTAAAGGAATTTTAACCCCTTTTTGTTCGAGTTCACCCACAAAGTCCAGAAAACGCCGGAGCTGCCATTCGGTATAGCTCTTGTCAGCGGC
The sequence above is drawn from the Syntrophothermus lipocalidus DSM 12680 genome and encodes:
- the alr gene encoding alanine racemase, encoding MMHLARPTWAEVDLGAVAHNLKELRNLLVGTARLMPVVKANAYGHGILEVARTCVEEGAEFLAVALLDEALLLKEAGINRPRILVLGATSEEGAQEAVKQGVRLTCFDRRLAEAVSRVACKLQKPGYIHIKIDTGMGRLGFYPDERALADIEEFLRLPGLEVEGIFTHFAAADAADKSYTEWQLRRFLDFVGELEQKGVKIPLKHAANSAALIDLPSAHLDLVRPGISVYGLWPSDEVANRCLNLIPAMRLLSRIVMLKDLPPGHAVSYGCTYITTRTTKVATVPIGYADGYSRLLSGKVHAVVRGKRVCGIGRICMDQCMFDVSEVEGVREGDEVILFGRPEDGVTADELASLIGTINYEIVCMLGPRIPRIYKRSKL
- a CDS encoding CopG family ribbon-helix-helix protein; translation: MSASRRIMITVPENLLLELEDIYVAESKNRSEIIREALRMYLGERRKRLINEQMKKGYMEMADINLTLACECSSADYEALIQCLERLITE
- a CDS encoding pseudouridine synthase, giving the protein MRLARYLAAAGITSRRKAETLIQAGRVKVNGRVVRELGFVINEEKDQVELDGWLLHREEPVYILLNKPSGYLCTLADTHGRPTVVDLLRGVTQRVYPVGRLDYDTEGLLLLSNDGDFTHLMTHPRFEIEKVYEAWVQGMVSRKAIERLRAGVIIDAVKTAPAKVRVLAKRKDRTLMEIRIHEGRKRQVKKMCASVGHPVVALKRTRFGDLTLDGLRPGEFRYLTKDEVEYLQNLAKGQIR
- a CDS encoding HDOD domain-containing protein; translation: MTNITLEQLVASVDDIPALPSVTIQVIKLTEDPDSTAEDVNRVITQDQGLTAKVLRLANSAYYGFPRRIRTVTEATVLLGFQTIKSLALAASVSEVLNREVQGYALPAGELWRHSQAVAISCRMIARTVKFRNQEEAYTAGLLHDIGKVILNRHLQEAYQEVIDSVQKNGTSFIEAEEKILGFNHAQVGSRIAEKWNLPDGLVEAIACHHSPGAARINSTLTSIVHLADAMVMMMGIGLGVDGLDYSFEFSTLHALGLSDKSVEEMMARLSEILADESCFLL
- a CDS encoding type II toxin-antitoxin system PemK/MazF family toxin, which produces MTIKRGEVYFAQLNPVVGSEQGGIRPVLVVQNDIGNQYSPTTIVLAITSQINKAKLPTHVELRAAKYGLDKDSVILGEQIRTIDKTRLKQRIAFLDEETMAKVNHALEISLGLVDA
- a CDS encoding amidohydrolase, whose product is MLAIRGGRVYTMSAAGVLNNATVLIDGDRIKAVGFDVEIPAGCEVIEAADKHVCPGLIDAHCHLGLEEEVYRVEGDDLNETTDPLTPYLMALDGINFWDIGFTDAVRAGVTTVLVLPGSANVIGGQAALLKTWGPRPLDMVYRSSWGLKAALGENPKRVYGSQNKAPRTRMASAAMLREAFYVAAKSLDQPKDLKAKDEFEQMPLGKVLQGKMPLYIHVHRADDILTALRLKDEFGIDMVIQHGTEAFMVADELAARGVKVALGPLLVNRAKVELKEVSFRNARRLHEAGVEFCFITDHPVIPIQYLSVCAGLAVREGLDEEVAMAAITSRAAVILGMQDEIGTIEEGKKADIVIFSHHPLEIKARAEAVLVGGRLWRDTCHG
- a CDS encoding gamma-glutamyl-gamma-aminobutyrate hydrolase family protein, coding for MGVRIGITCSFEPDENRHYLRRDYIDKILNAGGVPVILPPTNDRDVITEYKETCHGLLLAGGGDVDPVNWGEEPHPDLGTVDPTRDEFELALMKCAMEEDLPVLGICRGAQVINVAFGGSLYQHLAGGISHQQKAPPSHAFHGILVVRDTRLYRISGSDTLRVNSFHHQAVREIGENLIISATACDGVIEAVESVCHRFILGVQWHPELMTDKVSENLFKALVDAGRERIKN